The genomic window GGGCCGGGACGCATCGCCGCTCACCGATTCGTCACGTTCCGCCTCGATCGGCCGCCCGGCTCACTTGGGCGCGGCCTTCTCCGGCGATGCCCCGGAGTCCCCGGGCGTCGCCGGGAACTTCGCGTCGTCCGGGATCGCCGGCGCGGGGCCGTCCGCGGGCGCCTCCGCCGGGGTCGTTGCGGGCGAGGCCGCCCCCGGGGCGGCGGCCGGCGCGGTGTCGGCGGCCTTGGACGACTTCGAGCCGGCGTCCCGGGACGCCGCGGCGGCGGCCGGCTCGAAGGTCACCGAGGTCCTGCGGTTGGTGAGGACCACCAGGATCATGGCCATGAGGATCCAGGCGGCCGCGGTGACGACCGTGATCCGGGTGAACGTGTCGCCGGCCTTCGTGCCGAAGGCGCTGGAGCCCCCCACGCCGCCGAAGGCCCCGGCGAGCCCGCCGCCCTTGCCCCGCTGGATGAGGATGAGGCAGACCAGGAAGACGGAGGCGACGATGATCAGGGTGTTGAAGATGGCCGTCAGAACGCCCACGGGAAGGGTCCTCTCGCTTGCACGGGATTCGGTGTCGTGTCGGTCCGCGGCATCCGGCCCGCCCGGTGTCCGCTCCGGTTCGCCCGCCGGGGTGGGCCCGGTCGCGGCACGGCTGTGGGAATCAGGACGCCCCGGGCGCCCGGCCTGGCGGGCCCCCGGGGTGTCGACGTCATGCGGGAAGCCCGGGCGGCCCGCTCACGCCTTGCCGCGGGCGGTGACCTCCTGCCCCGCCTTGATGATCGCCAGGAAGTCGCTGGCCTTCAGGCTCGCCCCGCCGACGAGCGCGCCGTCGATGTCCGGGCAGCCGAGCAGCTGCACGGCGTTGTCCGGCTTCACGCTCCCCCCATACTGGACAACCACCCGGGCCGCCGTCGCCTCGCCGAAGACCTTGGCCAGCCAGCCGCGGATGAACGCGTGGGCCGCCTGGGCCTGCTCCGGCGTGGCCGTCAGGCCCGTGCCGATCGCCCAGACCGGCTCGTACGCCAGGACGACGCCCGCCGCCTGCTCCGGGCTGAGCCCGGCCAGCGAGCCGGAGAGCTGCTCCAGGAGCACGGCCTCGGTCTGCTCGCCCAGCCGCTCCTCCTTCGTCTCGCCGATGCAGACGATCGGGATCAGCTTGGCCTCGAGCGCCGCCTTCAGCTTCTTGTTGACGACCTCCGAGGTCTCCCCCATGCCGTGCCGGCGCTCGCTGTGCCCCAGGATCACGTGGGTGCAGCCCACGTCCACGAGCATGCAGCCGGAGACCTCGCCGGTGAACGCGCCGGAGTTCTCCCAGTACATGTCCTGCGCGGACAGCCCGATCGGCGAGCCCTCGAGCACCCCATCCACCTGGCCCAGGAAGACGAACGGCGGGGCGACCGCCACGTGGACGTCGGTCGCGGTGCCGAGGCCCGTCTTGACCCCCTCGGCCAGGGCCACGGCGGCCTCGGTCGTGGTCGGGTTGAGCTTCCAGTTGCCCGCGATCAGCAGCGTGCGCATGAAACCGATTCTCCTTCGCAGACGTCGATGGACTTGCCCATCAACTCGGCGAGCTGGCGAAGGTCCTCCATCAGGCGGGCATACTGCTCAGGCAACAGCGCCTGGGGGCCGTCCGACAGGGCCTTCTCGGGGCAGGAATGGACCTCGACGTGGACGCCGTCGCCGCCGGCGGCCACCGCCGCCCGGGCCATCGCCGGGATCAGGTCCGGCTTGCCCGTGGCGTGGCTCGGGTCCGCGATGATCGGCAGGTGCGACCACCCCTTGGCGACCGGGATGGACGAGAGGTCCATGGTGTTCCGGGTCGAGTCCTCGAACGTCCGGATCCCGCGCTCGCAGAGGATCACCTCGCGGTTCCCCTGGGACAGGACGTACTCGGCCGACATCAGCAGGTCCTTCACCGTCGCGCTCATCCCGCGCTTCAGCAGCACCGGGGTCCGCGTCTTGCCGAGCTCCTTCAGCAGGTCGAAGTTCTGCATGTTCCGCGCGCCGACCTGGAAGATGTCGGTGTAACGCTCGACCAGGTCCACCTGGCGCGGATCCATGACCTCCGTGATCACCGGCATGCCGTAGGTGTCGCCGGCGGCGCGGAGGATCCGCAGCCCCTCCTCGCCGAGCCCCTGGAAGCTGTACGGGCTGGTCCGCGGCTTGAACGCCCCGCCGCGGAGGATGTTGGCGCCGGCCTCCTTGACCTTGCCGGCGATCTCCATCAGGAGCGACTCGCCCTCGATCGCGCAGGGGCCGGCGATCATGGCCAGGTGCCCGCCGCCGATCTTGACCCCCTTCACCGTGATGACCGTGTCCTCGCGGTGGAACTCGCGGCTGGCGAGCTTGTACGGCTTGAGGATCGGCACGACCTGCTCGACGCCCGGGATCGCCTGGAGCGGCTCGACCTGGAGCTTCTCCTCGTCGCCGATCA from Aquisphaera giovannonii includes these protein-coding regions:
- the secG gene encoding preprotein translocase subunit SecG, with the translated sequence MGVLTAIFNTLIIVASVFLVCLILIQRGKGGGLAGAFGGVGGSSAFGTKAGDTFTRITVVTAAAWILMAMILVVLTNRRTSVTFEPAAAAASRDAGSKSSKAADTAPAAAPGAASPATTPAEAPADGPAPAIPDDAKFPATPGDSGASPEKAAPK
- the tpiA gene encoding triose-phosphate isomerase, yielding MRTLLIAGNWKLNPTTTEAAVALAEGVKTGLGTATDVHVAVAPPFVFLGQVDGVLEGSPIGLSAQDMYWENSGAFTGEVSGCMLVDVGCTHVILGHSERRHGMGETSEVVNKKLKAALEAKLIPIVCIGETKEERLGEQTEAVLLEQLSGSLAGLSPEQAAGVVLAYEPVWAIGTGLTATPEQAQAAHAFIRGWLAKVFGEATAARVVVQYGGSVKPDNAVQLLGCPDIDGALVGGASLKASDFLAIIKAGQEVTARGKA
- the aroF gene encoding 3-deoxy-7-phosphoheptulonate synthase, with amino-acid sequence MIIVLKPHPTPDVVQHVLERIEALGLTPHLSQGVSRTIVGVIGDEEKLQVEPLQAIPGVEQVVPILKPYKLASREFHREDTVITVKGVKIGGGHLAMIAGPCAIEGESLLMEIAGKVKEAGANILRGGAFKPRTSPYSFQGLGEEGLRILRAAGDTYGMPVITEVMDPRQVDLVERYTDIFQVGARNMQNFDLLKELGKTRTPVLLKRGMSATVKDLLMSAEYVLSQGNREVILCERGIRTFEDSTRNTMDLSSIPVAKGWSHLPIIADPSHATGKPDLIPAMARAAVAAGGDGVHVEVHSCPEKALSDGPQALLPEQYARLMEDLRQLAELMGKSIDVCEGESVSCARC